GAAGAGCACCAAGACGGAGTGGCATAATCAGGTGAACAGTATAGAGCTGACGCTGTCCCCGCTGAGCTTTTTGGTGCTAAAGAAGTCCGGCCGCAAGACCGTTTAAGGTCAGGAAGTATTCTAAAAAGCCACTATATAAGGGGGAGATGGAATGAAAGTATTATTTGCCGCAGCGGAAGCCCATCCATTTATCAAAACAGGCGGACTGGCCGATGTCATCGGCGCTTTGCCGAAGGCCCTGAAGGCGGCTGGGGTCGATGTCCGGGTAATTCTGCCCAAATACAAAGGAATTCCTGAGAAGTATTCCGCACAGATGGAGCATGTCGCTACGCTGGAGGTCCCGATTGGCTGGCGCAATCAGTATTGCGGGATCGAACGGGTGGTGTTTGAAGGGATTCCCGTCTATTTCATCGACAATGAGTATTACTTCGGCCGTGACGGGATTTATGGCTACATGGATGACGGGGAGCGCTTCGCGTACTTCAACCGGGCGGTGCTGGAATGCCTGCCGGCGATTAGCTTCCAGCCGGATGTGATCCATTGCCATGACTGGCATGCTGCGGTTGTCCCGCTGCTGCTGCAGGCGCACTACCGTCATAATCCGTTCTACAGTGAGATGCGTACGGTATTCACCATACATAATCTCCTGTATCAGGGAGTCTTTCCATATACGGTGCTGGGTGAGCTGCTGGGTCTGGATGACAGCTATTTCCTGGGCGTAGAGTATTACGGGAATGTGAATTATATGAAGGGCGGGATTGTCTACAGTGATCATGTCACTACTGTCAGCCCGACATATGCCGATGAGATTCGGACCCCATACTACGGCTATGGCCTCGATGGTCTCCTGACTTCGCGTTCTGACGCGCTGAGCGGCATTGTGAACGGAATTGATACCAAGAGCTATAATCCATCCAGTGACACGGCAATCTTCACCAAGTACCGCTCCAACCTGGCCAAAAAGGCCGAGAACAAGCTGGGACTCCAGCAGGAGCTTGGATTGCCGGTGGCTCCTTATATTCCCATGGTAGCTATGGTTACGCGTCTGGTGGATTCCAAAGGACTGGATTTGCTGACCCGTGTGCTGGATGAGCTGCTGTACTATGATGATATTCAGTTCGTGCTGCTGGGAACGGGGGATGAGGTCTACGAACGCTGGTTCCGCGAGGCGCAGTGGCGTTATCCGAGCAAGCTGTCGTCACAGATTACCTTCAGTGATGCCTTGTCCCGCAAAATCTACGCCGCCAGCGACATCTTCCTGATGCCGTCCAAATTCGAGCCTTGCGGCATTAGCCAGCTCCTCGCGCTTCGTTACGGCAGCATTCCGGTGGTCCGTGAGACAGGCGGACTGAACGACACCGTGCAGGCGTACAACGAATATACCGGAGAGGGCAACGGCTTCACCTTCAAGGATTACAACGCCCATGATATGATGCACACGCTCCGCCGCGCCGTATCATTCTACCACAAGCCTGAGCACTGGAAAAAAGTAGCCAAAAACGCATTCTCCGGCGACTATAGCTGGAACGTATCCGCACAGCAGTACATTGATATTTATAAAAAGATTACGGTTGCTGCGGAGGAATAGGGGCAGTAAGGTTTAGATGGGAAAAGGCATCCCTCAGTTCATCAGGAACTAAGGGATGCCTTTTTCTGTCGCACATGGCTCCCTAACATAATGAAGAACTATAATTACAAGGGGGATTGTACTATAGGCAGAGGGAACAGTTGGATTTTAGGCACTTGTTAACGGAAGGAATAACTCATCCTCCGAAGCAAATAGAAAAAAGACACTTAATTAGCCCAAACTTCCTCATTTTAAGGAATTCAGCGAAAATAGATGCTTTTTTCCAACTATTTACTGCCAGCGCTTGGAATTGGCGAAATTAAGATACGTTTTTCCAACTAAACAAGTAGCATTAAAGAAATAACAAAATTCAAGTCATGTATACGGATAAGTATGCGGAATTTTGGATTGGAATTCTTTTAGGCTCACGATCTGGTTCCCGGGATTAAATTCGATTATAGAGACTCCGTCAAACGCATCGGTCACAGCATCATACTCACACTTAAAGTACCATTCCACCACAGTCATATGGCCTTGATGAATAAATTGCTTGATCGTCCAGTTGAGTACCGTACCACGCGTATTCCAGTCCTCGAAC
The window above is part of the Paenibacillus sp. FSL H8-0048 genome. Proteins encoded here:
- the glgA gene encoding glycogen synthase GlgA; this encodes MKVLFAAAEAHPFIKTGGLADVIGALPKALKAAGVDVRVILPKYKGIPEKYSAQMEHVATLEVPIGWRNQYCGIERVVFEGIPVYFIDNEYYFGRDGIYGYMDDGERFAYFNRAVLECLPAISFQPDVIHCHDWHAAVVPLLLQAHYRHNPFYSEMRTVFTIHNLLYQGVFPYTVLGELLGLDDSYFLGVEYYGNVNYMKGGIVYSDHVTTVSPTYADEIRTPYYGYGLDGLLTSRSDALSGIVNGIDTKSYNPSSDTAIFTKYRSNLAKKAENKLGLQQELGLPVAPYIPMVAMVTRLVDSKGLDLLTRVLDELLYYDDIQFVLLGTGDEVYERWFREAQWRYPSKLSSQITFSDALSRKIYAASDIFLMPSKFEPCGISQLLALRYGSIPVVRETGGLNDTVQAYNEYTGEGNGFTFKDYNAHDMMHTLRRAVSFYHKPEHWKKVAKNAFSGDYSWNVSAQQYIDIYKKITVAAEE
- a CDS encoding nuclear transport factor 2 family protein, producing MIERERRIRQYFDSWINKDNSILSTIFDPNIVYTESYGPQYRGFDTLLLWFEDWNTRGTVLNWTIKQFIHQGHMTVVEWYFKCEYDAVTDAFDGVSIIEFNPGNQIVSLKEFQSKIPHTYPYT